AATATGGTGTTTTAGTACGTCCTACCAACGATGCGTCTTCCTTCTTTGGTTCTGTTCCTGATGATCAAAAAATTGACTACTACAACGATGAAGACATCAATTGGTATGGTCTTTTTGCACAATTGGAATATTCAAAAGGTCCATTGTCTGCTTTCCTTTCTGGTGCTTACAATGCAACACAAATGCGCCGATACGACTTTTTCTTGAAAACACCAGGTAATCAAGTGACCGATTGGTTGAACTTCTCTGGTGGAAATGCAAAAATTGGAGCAAACTACAATATTGACGATAACCACAACGTATTCGTAAATGCAGGTTATATCTCTCGTGCGCCTTACTTCGATGCCTTGTTCCCTACCTTCAACAACGATGAACCCAACGAAAATCCTGTAAACGAAAAAGTAGTGGCTTTTGAATTGGGCTATGGCTTACGCACCACTGGTTTTGCAGCAAACCTGAACGCTTATTACACAGATTGGAGCGACAAAACTGAATCTCTTTCAAGCAGAGATGCTGGTGGTCAAATCTTTTTTGCAAGCCTTTTGGGTGTAGATGCAAACCACAGTGGAGTAGAATTGGACTTCAATGCTCGTATTACCTCCAACATCAAATTGACTGGTTTTGCAGGAATCAACAATTGGGAATGGAAAAATGATCCTAATGGTACGATTACAGACGAAAACCAAAATGTATTGGGTGAGGCTACTTACTACATTGATGGCTTGAAAGTAGGTGGCTCTGCTCAAACTACTTTAGGCTTGGGTACAGACATTAACCTCGGTAATGGATTAACATTCAATCTTCAATGGTTTGGCTTCGACAATCTATATGCAAATTACAATCCTTCAAACCGTAGCAATCCAGATCTCAAAGGTATTCAAGCATTGGAATTGCCTTCTTATAGTCTAGTAGATGCTGGTTTCGCTTGGAAATTCAAATTTGCAGGTTTGGATGCAAGGGCAAATGTAAATATCAACAACTTATTTGATGAAGAATACATTGCAGAAGCACAAGACAGATACCGTGCTGGTGACTCTACGGACAAATTAATCAGCGACACCAGTGGTTGGTACGGTTTTGGTCGTACTTGGAACGCAGGTTTGAAAATTTTCTTTTAGTAGATAGTGATTGGTGATTAGAAACTGGTAATTGAATCGGTTTCTAAACAAAACACAAAAGCCCTTAGCATTGCAGAATGTTAAGGGCTTTTTTTGATGTAAGCATTTGAAAATTCAATCTACTACTCCCACTCAATCGTTCCTGGAGGTTTTGAAGTAATGTCATACACCACCCGATTGATGTGTGGCACTTCATTCACAATTCTTGTAGAAATCTTCTCCAAAACATCGTAAGGAATTCTTGCCCAATCCGCCGTCATTCCGTCCGTACTTGTCACGCCACGCAGCGCAATAGCCGTATCGTAAGTGCGTTCATCCCCCATCACTCCCACACTTCGGATACCTGTATAAACTGCAAAGTATTGCCAGATGTGTTTATCCCAACCTGCTTTAGCGATTTCACTGCGATAGATAAAATCTGCTTCTCGCAAGATTTCTAATTTTTGCTCGGTGATGTCACCTATTACCCGAATTGCCAAGCCAGGCCCAGGAAAAGGTTGACGTTCGGTGAGATAGCTCGGTAAGCCAATCACACGCCCAACTTCTCGCACCTCATCTTTGAACAAATCTTCCAAAGGTTCAATAATTTCTTCAAAATCAACATGGTCAGGCAATCCACCTACATTGTGATGGCTTTTGATGGTTGCGCCATGTTTGCTGCCGCTTTCGATGATGTCGGCATAAATAGTGCCTTGTACCAAATAGTCGACCTTGCCGATTTTTTTGGCTTCTTCTTCAAAAACTCGGATAAACTCTTCTCCAATGATTTTGCGTTTTTTCTCTGGGTCGCTTACCCCCGCCAACTTCGACAAGAAACGCTCTTGAGCATTTACCCGAATCAATTTGAGCTTGAATTCGCCTTTGAAGAATTCCTCTACTTCATCGCCTTCATTTTTCCGCAATAGTCCATGATCTACAAAAATACAGGTCAACTGCTCTCCAACGGCATGGTGAATCAAAGCGGCAGCAACTGAAGAATCTACACCTCCTGATAATCCGCACAAGACTTTTTTACCTCCAATTTTCTCCCGCAGTTCTGCAATTTTCTCTTGGGCAAAATCTCCCATAACCCAGTCGCCTTTGCAGCCACAGATATGGTAGAGAAAATTTTGAAGGATTTGAGTGCCATAGGGTGTATGGACAACTTCGGGATGAAACTGGACTCCATAGATTTTCTGGACATCATTGGCGATTGCACCCACAGGACAGGTATCCGTTGAAGCAATTGTCGTAAAACCCGTTGGCGGTTCGCTCACATAGTAGGTGTGACTCATCCAACAGGTAGATTCTTTTTCGACTCCTTCAAACAGGATGTGGTCGGAGGTGACATGCAGTGGTTTTTTGCCATATTCCCGTTCCTCCGCTTTTTCTACTTTTCCCCCCATCAAATGACCAATCATTTGAGTGCCGTAGCATATCCCAAAAATGGGAATGCCCAAATCGAGAATAGCTTTGTCTATAATGGGTGCATCGTCTGCATAAACAACACTTGGACCGCCTGTAAAAATAATTCCCTTGGGATTTTTGGATTGGATTTCAGCAGGAGATGCATCCCACGGTAGGACTTCGCAATAGACTTTGGCTTCTCTTACTCTTCTGGCTATCAATTGGCGATACTGTGCGCCAAAATCTAAAATAAGGATTGTTTCGTGCTGCATGGCAATATTTGAGGTTGCTAAATTGCATGCAAAGATAGACAATGGATGAAAATTAAAATGGCAATAAAAATAAATAATCAATCAATGATTGGGTTATTTGAAAATAGAAGGTAATAAAAAGTAAACAGCAGTCCCTTCTCCTTCCCTAGATTGCAGCCCAATTTCTCCATTGTAAAGAGATACAATTTTCTTACAAATAGCCAAGCCTATACCTGTTCCTTCATAACTTTGCTTGTGTAATCTTTGAAAAATGCGAAATATTTTTTGTTGTTGTTCTGCTTCAATTCCAATACCATTGTCTCTGACTTCAATGTACTGACGGTTGCGTTTTTGATAGGTATGAATATAGATATGACAAAGGCGATTGGGATCACTAAATTTCAATGAATTTTCAATCAATTGAGTCATCAGCCATTGAAAATGTTTGGGTTCGATACTCATAGTAGGCAATATATCTATCTGAACCTTCGCTTTTGCAGCGTCTATTTTGGGTTGTAATTGTGTCAATATTTTTTGAAGGGTTTCATTAGTATCAATTTGCACAACTTTTGCTTCGTTCAATGACAAAGTAGTGTATTTCAGAAGGTCTTCCAGTAATTTGTGCATATAATTTGCTCCTCCTTCAATGTATTGCAACAGTTCTAACACTTCTTCATTGAGTTGTTCTTTGTATTTTGAACTCAACAAAGTCGAAAATCCAGTGATGTTGCAAAGAGGTTCTTTTAGATCATGTGCCACAATAAAAGCATATTGTTTCAACTCCCTGTTATACTGTTGTAATCGTTGATTTTGCTCTTCAATTTTAATATGCCTTTCTACCAATACATCCATTTCTTCTTCTTGCTTGCTTAGAATCGCCTGAACTTTCTCCTTCTGTTCGGGGTAAAAATACTGTGATTGAAGCTGAATGAGTTGATCTTGATAATCTATACAATTCTCCCACCATTTTCTTTCTTTACAGTATTGTATAATGATTTCCAATACTTCTTTCTCTTCCACTATATGTTGGTGCTCACGAGCATTCAAAAGGGACTTTTGGAATGATTGGTAGGCATCATCATATTTCTGCTGACCAAGATAGGCTTTTCCTAACAAACGAAGACAGACACTGATGCGTTTCAACTGCTTGAGTTGGATATTAAAATCAATAGCTTGTCGTAAATAAAGCACTGCATTATCATACTGTTTTTGCGCCAAACTCACCTCTCCAAAGTTTTCAAAACAAGCTGCTTTTTTATCCATATACAACTCGCTGTCACCCATTACCTCCAACGATTTAAGGTAATAAGGTGTCGCTTCTTCATATCTCTCCAGACACTGCAATGTTACACCGATGTTGATATACGTATTTAATTTATTTTTTTCTTCAAAACCCTCTGCACGCTCCATTGTTTTTTGGTAAAACTTCAATGCTTTTTCATATTTTCCTTGCTCAAAAAAAGCTGTTCCAATATTGGAGTAAATAAAACATTCCTGTCCTTCGGTATGTAAACTCAAGGCTTTGAATAGAAAATGTAGCGCATTGCTGTGTTTGTTTCTTCGGAGATTTAGTAGCCCCAAATTGCTGTAAACATGTGCGGTAAATTCGTCTTTACCCAGTTCTTCTGCCACTTTAAGCGCACGGATATACTGTTTTTCTGCCTTTTGATACTGCTCCAAACGGTGCCAATAAAAACCCCATTTAATCGTTAAACGAAACAGATTTTTTTTATCATTCGACTGTTTAGACAGTGCAATGGCTTCTTTTACCAGCACTTCAATATTAGATGGTATCTCATTGATACCCTTATCCAATAAGGCTAAGGCATGGTCTAATATAGAAAGATTTGATATTTTGGGATCAATAGTGTTTTCGCTTACAGCGGCTATCATAAGTATTCATTTGGGTGTGGTTCTCTTTTTTACGAACTTGAATCAAATAAGTTTTTAATTTTGATTTAGTACTTAAATTTTTCCACCATTATTGCTAACCATGCTGCTTCAATTCTCCTTCAATTGTCAGTACATGCTTCTTCAATTTTGCATCCTTTTTCACCAAAAAGCCCACACCCAATAACCAAATCTCCTTGTCCAAACCTTCAAAAGATTCGTAATATTTGAGTTGGTCAATTTGGTTGATGGCTTGCTTTAACAAATAATCCATTGTTCCTTTTTCACCATATTTGAATTCGATGATGTAAATTTTCTTGCCCAAATCTAAGGTGCAGTCAATTCGCCCTTTATCTGTTGCATCCTCCAAATTAGGGCGCACACCTAACAGTGTCATTACCAAATAAAACAAACCGTGGTAGTAGGCTTCACTTGCTTTATTGCGATGTTGATAGGGCAATGCACCAAAAAGTGAGCGAAGGAGCGTTAAGAATCCCTCTTTATCATTTGCTTCCAAAGCAGTTCTCAATTTGATTGCTTTGTAATGAATAGAATTGGTCGTATCTGCTGAAAAAGCACTCAAAATAAAGGCGTTGAAGGAATGTCGGACTTCATAATTGGGGTAAGTCAAAGTATATAAATCTCCTATCTCTGTTTCCAAAAGGTCTGTCACTGTCAAATAACCTGTTTCAAACAATAGTTTCTCCAAAGGAATTTTCTGCTCTAAATCATAACTACTGTCTAAACCAACTGCTTCCTTATTTTCAAACTCCTCCATCGTAGGAGCCTTTTCCCTTTCTTTAGAGTATTTCTCTTTAATCAATTCCATCAAAATAGTGGGTGTACCCGTTTCAAACCAATAGTTTTTGAACTTTAAATCCTTGAAAACATTGACAATAGAATAGGGGTTGAATATTTTGTTCTTTGCCTCCCAAGAATAACCATCATACCAATATGTCAATTTCGCCAATAGTTCATCTTCACTTATTTTTTCCTCTTGAGCAAAGGCTGCAATATAGTCTCCAAAATAATCTTGTAAATCCACTGGAGTAAATCCCACAATGTTGTTGAATGGCTTCAACAAACTCACATCTTTCATTAGGTTTATGACCGAAAAGATAGACATTTTGGCAAATTTAGAAATACCTGTCAAAAACACGAATTTGATTTCGTTGTTACGAGCTTTTAAAATACTGTAAAAATCTCGCAATGAATTTTGGTATTTCGTAGCCAACTCTAAATCAGCAATATGTCGAGCAATTGGAGCATCGTATTCATCCACCAAAATCACCAACTCTTTACCCGTTTTGTCATATACATCTAAAATCAAATTTCTTATTTTGCTCAGATAATGAGAAGACGTAAGACTTATATCATACCTTTCCCCAAATCGATCTAAGATACTTGACATTTGTTCTTCAAATAATTCAAGCGATTTATAATTCAAATCTCCAAAATCAATCCGAAGCACAGGATATTCCTTCCATTCTATTTTATCTTCAATCCAAAGCCCTTTGAACAATTCCTTTTTGCCTTGAAATAAAGCCTCCAAAGTACTAATCAACAAAGATTTTCCAAACCTTCGAGGGCGAGATAAAAATACATACGAACTGTAATTGATTAAATCATATATCTCCTTAGTTTTGTCCACATAAACATATCCTTCCTCAATCATTTGGGGAAAACTCGACTTAGCTAAAGGTAATTTTTTCATCTGCATCAATTGGATTCAATCTATATTGTGTTAATGCTTGTGTGAAGATAAAGGTTTCTTTATACTAAGAAAACCTGTATCCAAAAAGGGAGGTGTGGTGAAGGTAAGGGATAGAAAAAACCGTATATTGGCAACAGAGCGAATATTATTAACTCACTAAACAATCATCTCAAAATAATATTTAATATTACAACACTGAAAAATGATGTGTTACTGCAATTAGAATCAAAAATAAGAAACCCTTACCCCTCATAAAATATCAATCCACCAATCACTACCCTACCGACTTCGGCACCGCAAAAACCAAGTTCCGCCCCTTATAATGCTCCACCAACTGCCGATAAATCGGACTATGCTCCAATACATCCGTATTTCCAATCAAAATCAAATGGTCTTGCGCCCTCGTCAAGGTCACATTCAAGCGTTTGTCCACCGTTTTGTCCTCATTCAAGACAGGTAAATAGCGCAATTGGGAAAAATCATTCACTGCAAAAGAAACAATAATAATCCGCTTTTGACCACCTTGATACCGCTCTACCGTATCCACCGTAATGTCTTGATAATCTTCGTCATCCAACTGTCGTCTAATTTCTGCAATTTGCGAACGGTACGGCGTGATTACCCCAATCGCATCCTTCAAATCTTCGGGCGCAAACAAAGGTGCAAGCTGATTCAACAACCATTTCACCGTTTTTGCCTCCTGCACATTTCGGTTGCGTTCAGGCTCGGTATTCGTTTTGATGAAAATACTTCTATGCAACTGCAATATTTTCAGAAACTTGGGCGCACCTTCTATATT
This genomic interval from Chitinophagales bacterium contains the following:
- a CDS encoding AAA family ATPase, with product MKKLPLAKSSFPQMIEEGYVYVDKTKEIYDLINYSSYVFLSRPRRFGKSLLISTLEALFQGKKELFKGLWIEDKIEWKEYPVLRIDFGDLNYKSLELFEEQMSSILDRFGERYDISLTSSHYLSKIRNLILDVYDKTGKELVILVDEYDAPIARHIADLELATKYQNSLRDFYSILKARNNEIKFVFLTGISKFAKMSIFSVINLMKDVSLLKPFNNIVGFTPVDLQDYFGDYIAAFAQEEKISEDELLAKLTYWYDGYSWEAKNKIFNPYSIVNVFKDLKFKNYWFETGTPTILMELIKEKYSKEREKAPTMEEFENKEAVGLDSSYDLEQKIPLEKLLFETGYLTVTDLLETEIGDLYTLTYPNYEVRHSFNAFILSAFSADTTNSIHYKAIKLRTALEANDKEGFLTLLRSLFGALPYQHRNKASEAYYHGLFYLVMTLLGVRPNLEDATDKGRIDCTLDLGKKIYIIEFKYGEKGTMDYLLKQAINQIDQLKYYESFEGLDKEIWLLGVGFLVKKDAKLKKHVLTIEGELKQHG
- a CDS encoding tetratricopeptide repeat protein, which codes for MIAAVSENTIDPKISNLSILDHALALLDKGINEIPSNIEVLVKEAIALSKQSNDKKNLFRLTIKWGFYWHRLEQYQKAEKQYIRALKVAEELGKDEFTAHVYSNLGLLNLRRNKHSNALHFLFKALSLHTEGQECFIYSNIGTAFFEQGKYEKALKFYQKTMERAEGFEEKNKLNTYINIGVTLQCLERYEEATPYYLKSLEVMGDSELYMDKKAACFENFGEVSLAQKQYDNAVLYLRQAIDFNIQLKQLKRISVCLRLLGKAYLGQQKYDDAYQSFQKSLLNAREHQHIVEEKEVLEIIIQYCKERKWWENCIDYQDQLIQLQSQYFYPEQKEKVQAILSKQEEEMDVLVERHIKIEEQNQRLQQYNRELKQYAFIVAHDLKEPLCNITGFSTLLSSKYKEQLNEEVLELLQYIEGGANYMHKLLEDLLKYTTLSLNEAKVVQIDTNETLQKILTQLQPKIDAAKAKVQIDILPTMSIEPKHFQWLMTQLIENSLKFSDPNRLCHIYIHTYQKRNRQYIEVRDNGIGIEAEQQQKIFRIFQRLHKQSYEGTGIGLAICKKIVSLYNGEIGLQSREGEGTAVYFLLPSIFK
- the guaA gene encoding glutamine-hydrolyzing GMP synthase, yielding MQHETILILDFGAQYRQLIARRVREAKVYCEVLPWDASPAEIQSKNPKGIIFTGGPSVVYADDAPIIDKAILDLGIPIFGICYGTQMIGHLMGGKVEKAEEREYGKKPLHVTSDHILFEGVEKESTCWMSHTYYVSEPPTGFTTIASTDTCPVGAIANDVQKIYGVQFHPEVVHTPYGTQILQNFLYHICGCKGDWVMGDFAQEKIAELREKIGGKKVLCGLSGGVDSSVAAALIHHAVGEQLTCIFVDHGLLRKNEGDEVEEFFKGEFKLKLIRVNAQERFLSKLAGVSDPEKKRKIIGEEFIRVFEEEAKKIGKVDYLVQGTIYADIIESGSKHGATIKSHHNVGGLPDHVDFEEIIEPLEDLFKDEVREVGRVIGLPSYLTERQPFPGPGLAIRVIGDITEQKLEILREADFIYRSEIAKAGWDKHIWQYFAVYTGIRSVGVMGDERTYDTAIALRGVTSTDGMTADWARIPYDVLEKISTRIVNEVPHINRVVYDITSKPPGTIEWE